In Marinomonas posidonica IVIA-Po-181, a single window of DNA contains:
- the tsaA gene encoding tRNA (N6-threonylcarbamoyladenosine(37)-N6)-methyltransferase TrmO, whose amino-acid sequence MPPTDAFHFSPIGIVHSCYQEKFGIPRQPGLVTMATAQLELLPPYNRLDTLDGLEAYSHIWLQFVFHACISEGWKAKVRPPRLGGKSKMGVFATRSTHRPNPIGLSVVKIGKIHQHDKRILIDLHGADLLDGTPILDIKPYLPYSDSLPQATSSFTPTAERSQCKPVIFTEEAKRQCDVFSASLGKDLYTLITQIIEQDPRPSYLANQIDREHGISLWDLNIKWQAKNQHFEIFEIEKMK is encoded by the coding sequence GTGCCCCCAACTGACGCCTTCCACTTTTCTCCCATTGGTATTGTCCATTCTTGCTACCAAGAAAAATTCGGCATCCCAAGGCAGCCTGGACTCGTCACCATGGCGACAGCGCAATTAGAATTGCTTCCACCCTACAATCGACTTGACACTCTGGATGGCCTTGAAGCCTATTCACACATTTGGCTTCAGTTCGTATTTCACGCCTGCATCAGCGAAGGCTGGAAAGCCAAAGTTCGCCCACCTAGATTAGGTGGAAAAAGCAAAATGGGAGTCTTTGCTACAAGGTCAACACACCGCCCCAATCCAATTGGTTTGTCTGTGGTAAAAATAGGCAAAATTCACCAACACGATAAACGCATTTTGATCGACCTTCATGGTGCCGACTTACTGGATGGCACCCCTATCCTAGACATAAAACCCTATTTACCCTATTCAGATAGTCTTCCTCAAGCGACTAGTTCATTTACCCCAACAGCCGAAAGAAGCCAATGCAAACCCGTAATATTCACAGAAGAAGCAAAACGACAATGTGATGTTTTTTCTGCGAGCTTAGGAAAAGACCTTTATACTTTAATCACACAAATCATAGAGCAAGACCCTAGGCCGTCGTATTTAGCCAATCAGATTGATCGAGAGCATGGCATCAGCTTGTGGGACTTAAACATTAAATGGCAGGCAAAGAACCAACATTTCGAAATCTTTGAGATTGAGAAAATGAAGTGA
- a CDS encoding glutamate-5-semialdehyde dehydrogenase, producing the protein MSLESYMNQIGQQARAASRLLAKASTEEKNMALFAMAEALEIARPKLIEENAKDMKSGEEKGLDSAMLDRLLLTDARIDGMIEGLKQVATLPDPIGEITDMVYRPSGIQVGKMRVPLGVIGIIYESRPNVTIDAASLCLKSGNATILRGGSEAFYSNQAIAQAVILGLEKSGLPEHAVQVLNTTDRDAVGKLITMPEFVDVIVPRGGKGLIKRISQDARVPVIKHLDGNCHVYIDDEAYFDKALSIIINAKTRRYGVCGAMESLLVHKEVAEDFLPRIVYAYQEKNVELVGCVASQAISSAIGEASEEDWYTEYLAPKLSVKIVNDMDEAILHINKYGSHHTDAIVSQNYSKTRVFMAGVDSASVMVNASTQFADGFEYGLGAEIGISTDKIHVRGPVGLVGLTSQKYIVLGDGHTRDN; encoded by the coding sequence ATGTCTTTAGAATCGTATATGAATCAAATTGGGCAGCAGGCTAGAGCGGCTTCTCGCTTGCTTGCGAAGGCGTCAACGGAAGAAAAAAACATGGCTTTATTTGCCATGGCTGAAGCGTTGGAAATTGCCCGCCCCAAACTGATCGAAGAAAATGCGAAAGACATGAAAAGCGGTGAAGAAAAAGGTTTGGACTCCGCTATGTTGGATCGCTTGTTGCTCACGGATGCTCGTATTGACGGTATGATTGAGGGTCTAAAGCAGGTGGCGACGTTACCAGATCCTATCGGTGAAATAACCGATATGGTTTATCGTCCATCAGGGATTCAAGTTGGCAAGATGCGTGTGCCTCTCGGGGTTATCGGTATTATTTATGAATCCCGGCCCAATGTGACGATTGATGCAGCGAGTCTATGTTTAAAGTCTGGCAATGCAACCATTTTACGTGGTGGATCAGAGGCTTTTTATTCTAACCAAGCTATTGCTCAAGCGGTTATCCTAGGTCTAGAAAAGTCAGGTTTGCCTGAGCACGCGGTGCAAGTATTAAACACCACAGACAGAGACGCTGTGGGTAAGTTGATCACCATGCCAGAATTTGTTGATGTGATTGTACCCCGTGGCGGCAAAGGCTTGATTAAGCGTATTAGTCAGGATGCACGGGTGCCAGTGATTAAGCATCTGGATGGTAATTGCCATGTGTATATTGATGATGAGGCATATTTTGATAAGGCTCTTTCTATTATTATTAACGCCAAAACTCGTCGCTATGGTGTGTGTGGTGCAATGGAGTCTTTGCTTGTCCATAAAGAAGTAGCGGAAGACTTTTTACCTAGGATTGTTTACGCCTATCAAGAAAAGAATGTTGAGTTAGTTGGGTGTGTCGCTTCTCAGGCGATTTCTTCTGCTATTGGCGAAGCCAGCGAAGAAGATTGGTATACAGAATATTTGGCGCCTAAGCTTTCTGTAAAGATAGTGAATGATATGGATGAGGCGATTCTTCATATCAATAAATATGGTTCTCATCACACGGATGCTATTGTTTCCCAGAATTACTCTAAGACTCGTGTTTTCATGGCTGGCGTTGATTCTGCTTCCGTTATGGTGAATGCTTCGACACAATTTGCTGATGGCTTTGAATACGGTCTTGGTGCTGAAATAGGTATTTCAACCGATAAAATA